CGTGAACTCGAGGGCGTCGATGTCGGCCGGGATCCCGACGTAGCTCGTGAAGTGGTTCGGGCCCATCGTGTCGACGACGATGCCGAGCGGCTGGCTGGCGCGGATCCAGGCGCTGCCGATCCAACCGGCGCCGACGACGGTGGCCGGGTCGAAGTCCGACCGTCTCGCCGCGCGACAGCTGGATCACGTCGCCGAGGATCGGGCGCAGGCAGTTGTCCTGGTCCTTGAACCAGATCTCGAGGCTCGTGCAGAGCTCGCCCGAGTTCTGGATGTGGAGGATCGTGTTCAGCCCGGCGTTGCCGGACACGATGTAGGGCGCATAGCTCGTGAAGCCGCCGGAGACCGGATCGTACGCGCCCTCGAGATCGCTCGACACCCCCTCGTAAGCGGCGTGGTTCGTGCGGTTCGGGTCGGCCGGATCCGGGCAGCCGCGGTTCACGACGACCGCCAGCGGCTCGCCGGCGAACTTGCTGAAGTCGTAGCCGTCGTACGTGCCGCGCTTGCGGTAGGCAATGTCGAAGATGAGCCAGTTCAGGTCGCTGCCGACAACGGACTCGTAGATCCGCTCGCACACCAGGCGCCCGAAGGCCACGGGCTGACCGGGCTGCTCCTCGACGATCGCGGCCGAGAGCGAGTACACGACGGCGCTGTTCGCGCCCGGCGGGATCTGACTGTTGGCGAAGCTCCAGGCGCTGCCGGGGCGCAGCAGGCCGCTGCACTCCACCTTCAACGGCCCGGCGGCCTGCGGCGGGCAGAAGCCGGCCTCGCCCCAGACGACGAGGACCGGAATCGTGTCCCTGTCGCCGACGTTCTGGACCTGGATCCAGGTCTCGCACGTCTCGCCGCCGAGGATCGGCAGCTGGAGCCTGAAGTCCACGCCGACGCACGGCACCTCGATCCGCACGCTGTCCGAGTCCGTGACGATCGGCAGGCACGACAGGTCCGTCCGGCCCGAGTTCACCGGGTTCGCGCTGACCTCGACGACGTCGACGGCGTTGCCGCACTCGCGCGTCAGTTGCGGCACGGTGACCTGGCGCAGCACCTTCTCGCCCGGCGCGACGGGCACCTTCGGATCGATCCCGAACGTGACCGTATCCGTGAAGATGATGGTCGGCATCGTCGAGCGCGAGCGGAGCGTGTCGGTGATGAAGATGTCGTCCAGGTACGTCGTGCCGGTGTTCGTGATCTCGAAGCAGAACGTCACCGGCTGACCGGTCTCGTTGATGACCGGCAGGTCGGCGCCCGGGCAGATCCCGTCGAACGAGACCGTCTTGTCGATGTTGATGGACGGACACGCGACGGTCGTCGACTCGACGGCGCGGTTGTTCGCGCCGTTCCGGTCGACGGTCGGGGTGCGCGGCGTCGTCGGCGGCGTGCCGTTCGGCCCCTGCGCCGGGCCGGTGTTCGCCACTGGCCAGAGGGCGTCGTTGCGCCGCGTTTCGATGCTCACGGTGTTCGCGAAGACCGAGCCGCACTTCGCGGCCTGGCGGACCATCGCCGTGAGCTGGATCGTGACGCTCTCGCCCGTGTTCAACCGGCCGAGCTGCGGCACGCCCGCGTTGTTCACACCGTTGCCGACGCGGATCGTGATCCGCCCGTCGTCCCGCACCTCGACGACCTCGCCGGCGGACACGGTGACGTCCACCTGCGCCGGGTCGACCGCCAGGGCGTCGATCGGCAACTGGTCGACGACGAACACCTCGGCTGCGTCCGACGGGCCGTTGTTGGTGGCGACGATCTGGTACGTGACCATGCCGCCCGGCGTCACCGGATCGCACGTCAGGAAGTCGCCGAAGATGTCCGTCTTCGTAATGGCCAGATCGGCCTCGGCGATGATCCGGGTCCGCTCGGTGTCGCGGTTGTTCTGCCGCCGGAAGTCGACGGTGGCGGTCGTGAGGAACGCCGTGTTGCGGGCGATCAAACCGGCCTCGCTGTTCAGCGGACCCGCGGACTGCACGTTGGCGGCGTCCAGGACGTAGCCGGCATCGACGATCGTGACGATGTCAAAGCCGTAGCCGACGCCCGGCGTCAGCGTGCCGACGCCGCCGCTGAAGATCGTCTCGTTGTGGACCTTGAGCTGCCCCAGCGTGACGATGTTCGTGACCGGGTTGTACGTGCAGACCGCCACGTCGTCCGGATCGAGCGGCTCGCAGCGCAGGAAGCGCTCGCCCGTCAAGCCGGGCTGCTTGAAGTCCAGCGTGTCCGTCAGGACGACGCTCACGGCCGTCGAAGGCCCGGCGTTGCCGAACGTGATCCGGTAGCGGTGCTCCCGGCCGGCGATCGCGAGGTCGGGCTCGATGCTGCGGTCCAGCCGCGGCTCGGCCGGCACGTCGACCTTCTGGAGGAAGCCGTTGGCGTCGCCGAACGGCCCGCCGTCGCCCGGCCCGCCGATGTCGGCGACGGCGTTGACGGTCGTGTTGTTGCAGGACTGGTTGTTCGTCGCCAGCGGGTCGTTCGTCAGCGTCAGCTCCGGCGGCGGCGGCGGCAGCGGCGACGGGGCGGCCGGCGGCGAGGCCGGGGCGAAGAGCGCGTCCACGCAGTTTCGCAGGACGGCGTTGTGGGCCACGGCGCGGTCCACCAGAACGTACAGGCTGAACGTCCGGCGCTCGCCCGGCGCCATGTCGCCGACGGTGCAGTAGAGTGTCCCGCCGTTCACCTCGTCCGGCCGGCACATGACGCCGCCGTCCGTGCGCAGGAACGTCACGCCCGTCGGCAGGATGTCCCGCAGCGTGACGTTGCGCGACAGGCTCGGGCCGGCGTTCTGGACGCTGAGCTCGTAGCGCAGCACCAGACCGGCCGTGACACGGTCCGCCAGATCGGCCGTGAGGAACCGCGCGTTCGTCACGTCGTAGCCCGTGACGTTCTGCCCGGTCGCCGTCTTGCTCGTCGAGAGGTCGGCCGACGACAGCACCGCGGTCTGGACGTGGGCGTGGTTGTTCGCGACGTTGGGATCGAAGACGTCGGAGCGGACCTCGACGTCGTTTTCCAGGACCGAGCCGGGCGCCACGGTCGGGTCGACGAGGACGTCGAACGTGATCGTCGCGCCGCGCCGCTGCGCGGAGTCCACCCCCAGCAGCGTGCCGAGACCGCACGTCAGTTGGTCCGACGGGCTGCCGGGCGTACCGGTCTGGCACGCCGTGGCGGGCAGCTGCGGCAGGTTGTCCACGTTCACGCGCACCGTGTTCGGCAGGACGGTGACGCCGGCCGGCAGCCGGTCCGTCACCAGGACGTTCTCGGCATCGGACGGACCGCCGTTCTGAACACGGATCGTGTAGCGGATCCGGCGGCCGGCGGTGACCTGCGTGGCCGAGCCTGAATAGAACGGCGCCTCGGGCAGCACGGGCAGCGCGGCCTGGGTGTTCACGATCCGACCGGCCTGGCCGTTCACCTGCACCTCGCCGAGCGCCGTCTTCGTCACGGACAGGTTGGCGACGTCCGTGATCTCGTGCAGCACCTCGGCATGGTTGTTCGGCGGATCGAGTTCCTCGGACGTCGTGACGACGTCGGCGACGTTGCGGATGTCCTGCGCCTGCCGGAACCGGACGCGCATCGTCACGATCCAGCGGCCCGTGTTCGGCGGGCCGTCGGCCAGGAGGACGCCGAGCTGCGGGATGCCGAAGGCGGGCGTGAGGACCTGCGTGAGCGTGCAGTCCACTTGCAGCCGTTGGCCGATGAGGGGAATGCCGCTGGGCTCGAGGACACCGAACGGCGGCACGGGCGGCAGGGCGGGCGGCCACGGCGTGCCCGGGAGCACGTTCGTCTCCGTCGCGCCGTTGGCCAGGCTGCGGCACGTCGCCGGTCGGTCGGAGGTGATGTCGATGAGATCGAACTGTTCGGCCGACTGGAGGACGTCCTTCAGCGCGACGCCTTCGGCGAAGCTCGGTCCGTGGTTGTCGACGATGACGGTGTACGTCAGGATCTGGCCGGCGCGCACGCGGCCCTCGTTGTTGCCGAACTTCGAGATCGACAAGTCGACGACCGACAGGATGTAGTTCTTGGCAAACGCGGCGTTGTTGGCCGCGACGGGATCGCCGAGCGACGTCTCGCTCGAGACGGTGACGTTGTTCGTGATCGTCGTCCCGGCGGGGATGTTCGGCCGGACGAGGGCCCAGATGTCGAAGCTGCGCGACTGCCCGCTGGGCAGGTATCCGATCGCGCACGAGAGGATCTGCGGCACGGCCGGCGCGTTCGTGATCACGCACGGCGGCTGGAGGGTGTCGATCTCATAGATCACCTCCGGCGGCAGCGTGTCCGTCACGACGACGTTCTGCGCGTCCGACGGGCCGTTGTTCGTCACGAGGACGGTGTACTTCACCTGGCGGCCGGCCGCGATCTTCACCGGCTCGACCGTCTTCTGGATGGAAACGTCGGCCTGCGTCTGAACCGGCACGACGATCGTCGTGCTGTTGTTCACGGCGTTGCAGTCGGGCGTCACGCTCTGGACCAGCGCCGTGTTCGACACCGAGCCGGGCGGTGTGTTGGGCCGGACGATGGTGTTGATGAAGATCCGGCGCCCGCCGACCGGCGGCTCGCCGACCGGCACGTCGAACAGCGAGCAGATCACCTGATGTGCGCCCTCACTGTAGGTGCAGAGCTCGCGGTCTCGCAGGTTCTCGATCCGCGCGCCGACGAAGATCACGCCGGCCGGCAACGTGTCGCGGACCGTGACGCTTCGGCTGTTCGACGGGCCGGCGTTCTCGATCACGAGCTCGTAGGTCAGCTCGCGGCCGGCGATGACCGGGCTCGGCGTCGCGATCTTCTGGATCGAGAGGTCGGCGACCTCGCCGACGGTCGTGATATGCGTCACGAAGTTGTCGTCGTAGAACGGGTCGATGTTGTCCGACGAGGCGTAGGCGCTGTTCACGATCAGGTTCGTGCCCGAGCGCCCGACGTAGTCCGCGTTCACCCGCGCCACGATCGTCACCGTGCCGGACGCGCCGGCCACGAGCGAGGCGAAGACGCAGCGGGCCGGGTCGGACGGGTCGCCCGGCGTACCGGCGTGGCACCCTGCGGCCGACGCCGCCGGCCCGACGCCGGCGATCGAGACGATCTCGAGCCCGGCGGGCACGAAGTCGGAGACGACGACGTTCGGGGCGATGCTGCCGCCCGGTTCCCCGAAGGCCGGCGCCTGGTTCGTCACGATGATCGTCCACGTCAGCCGTTCGCCGGCGGTGACGTTGTTCGGAACGCTCGTCGTCGTGGCGCAGACCGTCGGGCTGCGCACGATGCCGACCGACGACTTCGTGATCACGAGATCGGACGTGTCCAGCACGGAGATGCTGTCCACGGCGACGTTGTTCCCGAGCCGCGGGTCGGGCGTGCCGATGCGTCCCGTCACGCCGTCGCGGCTGTAGACGCGCGCCTCGTTGTTGATGTCCTGCGTCTGCGTGGCGCGGGCCGTCACCTGCACGGTCCAGCGGCCGGTGCCGGAAGCCGCTGCCGACGGGCTCGAGCGGCTCGACGAGCGTGCAGCGCAGGATCTGGCCCGACAGCGGCGGCGGCGCCGGAGCGACGGTACAGGCGTCGTTCCGCGCCGGATCGAGCAGCGTGCCGACGAGCGTGAACGCGCCCGACGAGAGGAGCGTGTCGTCGATCGCCAGATCGCGGGCGTGCGAGGGCCCGAGGTTCTCGACGAGGAGGGTGTACGTGAAGATCTCGCCGGCGCGGATGCCATCGTCCGGCTTGCTGATCTTCCAGATCCGGGTGTCCGCCAGGTCGACGAGATGCGTCAGGTGGACCTCGGTGTCGTTCAGGATGTCGGTGTCGTCCTGGTCGGCCGTCACGCCGGCGCGCAGCGTCAGGACGAGCGGCTGGGCGGCGATCAGGCGCGTGTAGTAGGCGTCCGGCTCGACCTCGGTCTGGACCGTGATCGTCTTGCTCCCGCCCGGCGGGATCGAGCCGAACTGGCACGTCAGGAAGCCGACCGGCGCCTCGACGCACTGCGGGACGTTGTTGTCCGTCACGTAGTGGACGTCGACATCGAGCATGAGCGTGAGGACGACGCCGGTGGCGATGCTCGTCCCGTCGTTGCGGACCGTGATGTCGTAGAACAGCCCATTGCCGGCGACGGCCGGGCCGGGCAGGAGCGGCGGGCGCGGCGTCTCGGCGTCCGGGTCGGCGGCGTCGGGTGCGTCCGGGCCTTCGACCGCGTCGGCCGGAGCGGTGTCCCCACCCTCACCGGCGTCGTGGGCGTCGCGCGCCAGCTCGAGCGCCGCGGCGGACTCGGCCGGGTCCGGGTAGATGGCCGCCGGGCGCGAGACGATGATGATGTCGAGGTCGATGTTCGGGACGCCGAGGACGACGGCGTCGCGGTTGTTGTTAAGGTCCTGATCCCCGGTCAACGCCGTCACCGTGGCGATGTTCGTCGCGGACTCGCTGGCCGCCGAGCTGAACGTGGCGTTGATCGTCAGCGTGCGCGACGCGCCGTTGGCCAGCGCTCCGATCGTCCAGACGCCCGAGATCGGGTCGTACGTCCCGCCGGAAGCGGTGTGTGAGACGTACGTCAGGCCGACCGGGAGCCGGTCGCGCGCCGTGACGCCGACGGCGTTCAGCGGCCCGTTGTTCGTCACGACGATCGTGAACGTCACGGGCGTTCCGAAGGCGTACGGACCGGGCGTGACGGTCTTGTCGATCGAAAGGTCCGCGCCGCGAACCGAGACGTCTGCGGTGGCGGTGTCGTTGCTCAGATCGGGGTCGGGCAGGCTGGTCGCGGCGACGGTCGCGACGTTCGTCAGAACCTGGCCGCCCGTACCGCTGAGGACCTGGCCCCGCAGCAGGAGCGTGCGCATCGCGCCGTCCGGCAGGCTGCCGATGTTCCAGATGCCCGAAACGGGGTTGTACGTCGTGCCCGGCGGCGTCGTGGCGCTGACGAAGGCCATGCCGCTCGGCACGCGGTCGCGGATCTGGACGCCTGTCGCGTCGTCCTCGCCGTTGTTCGTGACGGTGATCGTGAACTCGACGGTCTGGCCCTCGTCGGCGATCGGCAGGTCGACGGACTTCGTGACCGCCAGGTCGGCGAAGACGAGGAAGATCGGCACGGACGCCGTGTTGTTGCGCGTGTCGGGGTCGCCGATCATCGGCGAGAGGTCGTCAACCGTCACGGTATTTGTAACGATCGGGTTCGCCGCCGCGACGCCCGGGTTCACGGTGGCGACGATGTCGAGCGTCGCCTCGGCGCCGATGCCGGTGTTCTCGTCGAACGCCAGCGCGCCGACGTTCCAGTCGCCCGTGCCGGGCGTGTAGGTGCCCTGGCTGGCGGTCGAGCTGACGTACGTCAGCTGCGGCGGCAGGACGTCCGTCGCATGCACGTCGATCGCGTCCTTCGGACCGTGGTTCGTGACCGTGATCGTGTAGATCACGGTGTCCCCTTCGTCCGGCGTGTTGTCGTCGACGGTCTTCTCGACCTCGAGATCCGCACCTTGGACCCAGACCGCGACGGTGCCGGTGTTGTTCGACAGGTTCGGGTCGTTCGGGTTGTTCGGCGGGTTGCTGTTGCCGGAGATCGTCGCCCGGTTCGCGATGAAGCCGCGGTAGCGGATGACGTTGTGGCTGCCGCAGCTCGCGACAAAGAGGTCGCCGTCCGGGCCCCACACGAGGCCTGTGGGGTTGATCGGCGCCGGCTCGCCGGGCTCGGTGATGAGGAACTCGCCCAGGAAATCACCGGGCGACATCGGGGAGGCGACCTGCGGGCCCTGGTAGACGAGGACCTGGGAGCTGCCGCTCGAGACGACGTACAGGTTGCCGTCCGGGCCGAACGTGAGGTCGGCCGCGCCGGCCAGCGGTCCGCCGTGCGAGAAGACCTGGACGAACGCGCCCGTGTCCCCGGCGTACTGGAAGATCCCGCTCGGCGTCGAGACGTAGAGGTCGCCGTCCGGGCCCCAGGCGAGACCGCGCGGGGCGATGAGGGACGGCGAGCCGCCGAAGTCGACGAACGGCGGCGGGATCGGGAAGCCGCGCAGGAAGCCGGTGTCGAAGTAGCGCAGGATCTGGTTGCCGATGTTGCTCGAGACGTAGAGCAGGCCGTCGTCCGGTCGAACGCGAGGCCCTCCGGACCCTGCAGGCCCCCGAGCCGAAGAAGCCGGGGACGTACGGCGTGCCCTCGTAGGCGCCCGTCGTTCCGTTGTAGCGCAAGATCTGGTTGTTGTTGTAGCTGGCGACGTACAACCTGCCGTCCGGGCCGAACACGAGGTCGCGCGGCCCGTCGAGCCCGCTCGTCTCGTCGACGAACGTGTCGATGAACGCGCCCGTCGTCCCGTTGTAGCGCAGGACGCGATCCGTGAACTCGCTGGACACGTACAGGTTGCCGTCCGGGCCGAACGTGAGGTAGCGGGCGCAGTTCAGGCCGGGGACGGTCGCGCTGTAGCGGACCTGGGCGAAGACGCCGAAGAACGCCGCATGCCCGTCGAAGCGGACGATCCGGTTGTTGCCGCGGTCGGCCACCAGCGCGTCGCCGTCCGGGAGGAACACGATGTCGCCGGGCACGCTCAGGACGCCGCCGCCGAACGAGGGCAGTGCGGCGCCGGTCAGGAAGTTCCAGCGCTCGACGGCGCCGGGGTGGGTCGTGCCGTACAGGTTGCCGTCCAGACCGTAGAACACATCCTCGATGAAGCCGGCCGGGTTGAAGCCGGCCGGGTCGCTGGCGACGCCCGCCGCGTTGACCCGCAGGATGTTGTTCGGCCCGCGGTTCGCGACGTACAGGTTGCCGTCCGGTGCGTACGCCAGACCGCGCGGGTCGTTCAGCAGCCCGCCGGAGCTGAAGACGCCCAGGAACGCGCCGGTCGCGCCGTCGAAGCGCAGGATGTCATCAGGAAAGAAGAAGTGGTCGCGGGCGACGAAGACGTCGTCCCCGTCGCCGATGGCGAGCCCGAACGCGCCCGGCCCGTCCATCGGGGTGGACCCGACGACCGAGCCCGGGCTGGTCGACGTCGGCCCGTTCAAGACGACGATGGCCGAGTCGATGGTCGTGAACGTGCACGACACGTTCAGCGTCAGGAAGACGAGCTTGCCGTCCGCCGTGATCTCCATGTCGAAGACGTTGTTGATGCTGCCGATGCCGATGCCGCACGCCGCGTTGAGGAGGTTGGCGTCGAAGAACGGCGTGGCCGACTCGGAGCCGGTGGTGGGGTTGTAGCGCCGGATGATCACCTCGTCGTTGTTCGACGGGTCGACGATGGCGGCGTAGAGCTGCTGGTCGAGGAAGCTCATCTTCAGCGCCCGGATGCCGTCGACGCCGGTGTTGTCGAACACGCCCTCGAACGTGCCGCTCACCATCCGGCCGAAGCCGAGGATCTGGTGCGAGTCCGTGCTGGCCACGAGGAGGTTGCCCGAGACCGGATCGATCGCCAGCGCCTCGGGTCCGACCAGCCCGTTCTGGTTGCTGGCGATGATCGGCAGGCCGGGGCCGAGGAACACGAGGTCGAGCTGCAGGACCTGCGACAACCCGCGGTTGGCCACGTAGAGGTAGCGCTGGTCGGGCGAGAGCACGATGCCCGTCGGCCCGGAGAGGCCATCGGTCGCGTCGAACAGCGCGCCCGTGCCGATCTGGGCCGAGGCGACGACGTTGAACACGAGGATCTCGCTCGAGTTCCGGCTCGCGACGTAGAGGTCGGCGATCGTGTCGCCGTTCCGGTCCGGGCCGAATACGATCCCGTCCGGGCCGGAAAGCGTCGAGTTCGGGAACATGCCGAACACGCCCGGGCTCGGGTCGTCCTTGTGCGCCGCGACGACGCCGGTGAAGCCGCCGGCGGTGTTGTAGCGCCGTACCTGGCTGTTCAGCGCGTTCGAGACGTACAAGTTGCCGGCGCCGTCGAAGACGAGCCCGCGCGGCCCGGCGATCCCGTTCGGGAACGGGAACAGCGGGTTCGGGCCGACGAACTCGCCGAGCGGAGCGCCCGTCGTCGCGTCGAATTGCAGCACCTGGTTCGTCTGGTTGCTTGCGACGTACAGGACGCCGGCCCGGATCGCGAGCCCGACCGGACCGCGCAGGCAGCCGAGACCGGGCACGTCGCAGTCCACATCGGGCTGGCGGTCCACGAAGATGTCGACGAACGCGCCGGTGGAGCTGTAGCGGAGGACCTC
Above is a window of Candidatus Avedoeria danica DNA encoding:
- a CDS encoding DUF11 domain-containing protein; translation: MSPGDFLGEFLITEPGEPAPINPTGLVWGPDGDLFVASCGSHNVIRYRGFIANRATISGNSNPPNNPNDPNLSNNTGTVAVWVQGADLEVEKTVDDNTPDEGDTVIYTITVTNHGPKDAIDVHATDVLPPQLTYVSSTASQGTYTPGTGDWNVGALAFDENTGIGAEATLDIVATVNPGVAAANPIVTNTVTVDDLSPMIGDPDTRNNTASVPIFLVFADLAVTKSVDLPIADEGQTVEFTITVTNNGEDDATGVQIRDRVPSGMAFVSATTPPGTTYNPVSGIWNIGSLPDGAMRTLLLRGQVLSGTGGQVLTNVATVAATSLPDPDLSNDTATADVSVRGADLSIDKTVTPGPYAFGTPVTFTIVVTNNGPLNAVGVTARDRLPVGLTYVSHTASGGTYDPISGVWTIGALANGASRTLTINATFSSAASESATNIATVTALTGDQDLNNNRDAVVLGVPNIDLDIIIVSRPAAIYPDPAESAAALELARDAHDAGEGGDTAPADAVEGPDAPDAADPDAETPRPPLLPGPAVAGNGLFYDITVRNDGTSIATGVVLTLMLDVDVHYVTDNNVPQCVEAPVGFLTCQFGSIPPGGSKTITVQTEVEPDAYYTRLIAAQPLVLTLRAGVTADQDDTDILNDTEVHLTHLVDLADTRIWKISKPDDGIRAGEIFTYTLLVENLGPSHARDLAIDDTLLSSGAFTLVGTLLDPARNDACTVAPAPPPLSGQILRCTLVEPLEPVGSGFRHRPLDRAGDGPRHADAGHQQRGARLQPRRRDGTHRHARPAAREQRRRGQHLRAGHVRSRDHEVVGRHRAQPDGLRHDDERSEQRHRRRTADVDDHRDEPGAGLRGTGRQHRPERRRLRLRARRARDRLDRRRRAGGVGRRVPRRYAGRPVRPGPLRLRLARGRRVRHGDDRGAGERGLRRALGHEPDREQRLRLVGQHRPVLRRQLRDAYHDRRRGRRPLDPEDRDAEPGHRRPRADLRARDRERRPVEQPKRHGPRHVAGRRDLRRRADREPARPRALHLQ